The nucleotide window TAACAGTATTTCATTAATCTGGTCTATGTTAGGTTTCCAGTAGTAAATGAACCAACCACTATCTTTATCTCTTGTTTTCCTATAACTTACAAAACCTTGCTCCTCTAGTAAATTTAATTTCTTCCTTACATCATTAACTTTTATATTCAACTGATTCGCTATTTCTTCATCAGTCATTTCGGTTCCTTTATCTAATAATATTCTTAGAACATCAATTACATCATCCCCTAACAAACTTTTGGCTAGATTGATAAACAGATCCTCTGCGTTAACCACTTCTTATCACCTTCTTACCGGCTTTCTGAGGTAATATCTTTATTTTTGCATCTTCAAATTCCATATATAGCTCTCGTCCTTTATAAATTCTGTCTAAAAAGATTGCCAGTGCAGCCACTTCAGAATGTGGTTGATTCCCTATTGCTATGTTATAATCTGCATTGTGGTAATACCAACCTTCAACTTTTTCTGCTCCTACAATTATTAGTAGTGGATATTTTATTTTTTCAAATCTATCTTGGAAATCGTTAATATTAATACCATACATAGTCAAATGTATTATTGTACCTCCTTTTTCTTTCCATTCATTTACTATACTCTTTCCATTTTCAATTTCCTTTACTAAAAAATATGATGAACCACCCCAACTATCTATAACTTTTAAGATGGATTTCACCATTTTTTCATCTTTGCCTTCTATATAAACACCCTTAGCTCCAAAAGCTCTTGCTACTAAGATTACGTGTGTAGTCACTCTTTTATCTCTAGCTGGTCTATGTCCTAATCTTAAAACGTATATATCTTTTAACTCAACTGAGTTGCTAGCTGGTATATCTTATCCCTTAATAATTCAAGATTTGTTCTCTTTAAAGCTGATATAGGTATAACGTCGAATATTGGGGAGTATAATTCTTTGGACAGTTTCTCTACTAGATCAAGCTTTTTATATAAATCTCCATTGATTTTGTCAATTTTATTAAGGGTTACTAGTATAGGCTTACCAGAAACCCCTATTTCTCTTAAAATTTCGAAAGAGGATTGCAAAGTCTCGATTAAGAGATTTTCTGAGAATGTAGAATCTATTACAAGAATTAACGCATCTGAGTATTTTGCTTCTGATAGAGTGACAAAGAAAGCGTCTACTATTTGTGGCGGAATTCCTCTAATAAACCCTACAGTATCGACTAGCATAATCTTTCTATTATTTATGGGGATCGCATATCTTTTAGGAGACATTGTAGTAAATAATTTTGTATCCACTTTCTGTGTTAATCCAGTTAGTGAGTTAAATAGTGATGTCTTTCCAGAGTTAGTATATCCTACGATTCCGATAGAAGGAATATTATTTCTCTTATTAGATTCTATGGATTTTTCTTTAAAAATCTTTATACTTTCTAGTTCCTTCATTAGTTTATTGATTCTCCTTTTGTAAAATTTTATTGTAGATTCTACTCCATATGTTCCTGCTCCTAAGGGACCTTGTTGCTCGCCTATTTTTGATTTAGTATATGTTTCTTTTATTATCGGTAGTTCATACTTAAGCCTGGCCAGTTCTATTTGCATTTTTGCCTCTTTTGACCCTGCATGTAGTGCAAATATTTCTAAGAGAAGCAGTATTTTGTCTAAGACCTCTTTTCCTTTCAGTTCTCTTCTTATATTTAT belongs to Saccharolobus solfataricus and includes:
- the tfe gene encoding transcription factor E — encoded protein: MVNAEDLFINLAKSLLGDDVIDVLRILLDKGTEMTDEEIANQLNIKVNDVRKKLNLLEEQGFVSYRKTRDKDSGWFIYYWKPNIDQINEILLNRKRLILDKLKTRLEYEKNNTFFICPQDNSRYSFEEAFENEFKCLKCGSQLTYYDTDKIKSFLEQKIRQIEEEIDKETKLGANKNH
- the hflX gene encoding GTPase HflX, yielding MKTAALFVSKEFEEEAIALVEGANYKVTSIYKLPKSPNVKFYIQYDKLQQIKNDEEISTLIIFEQLKPRHFINIRRELKGKEVLDKILLLLEIFALHAGSKEAKMQIELARLKYELPIIKETYTKSKIGEQQGPLGAGTYGVESTIKFYKRRINKLMKELESIKIFKEKSIESNKRNNIPSIGIVGYTNSGKTSLFNSLTGLTQKVDTKLFTTMSPKRYAIPINNRKIMLVDTVGFIRGIPPQIVDAFFVTLSEAKYSDALILVIDSTFSENLLIETLQSSFEILREIGVSGKPILVTLNKIDKINGDLYKKLDLVEKLSKELYSPIFDVIPISALKRTNLELLRDKIYQLATQLS
- a CDS encoding tRNA methyltransferase, with protein sequence MTTHVILVARAFGAKGVYIEGKDEKMVKSILKVIDSWGGSSYFLVKEIENGKSIVNEWKEKGGTIIHLTMYGININDFQDRFEKIKYPLLIIVGAEKVEGWYYHNADYNIAIGNQPHSEVAALAIFLDRIYKGRELYMEFEDAKIKILPQKAGKKVIRSG